A stretch of Acipenser ruthenus chromosome 1, fAciRut3.2 maternal haplotype, whole genome shotgun sequence DNA encodes these proteins:
- the LOC117420844 gene encoding programmed cell death 1 ligand 1-like has translation MKMILLVIVLAFHWPVLRALFTVEMTKTLYLAEFGNTVKMECRFPTGGSLDSINVYWHHMLSNGSEYEVYTLLNGNQDLQSQHPEYKGRVHMKPDLLRMGRAELEISNVKISDSGSYRCLIKMGGADYKQATLSVKAPYKIKTHVKELHKNADHKDAELSCESEGYPPVQVLWRDGNDQDLSKKASSKHSVTADQLFHISSLLIVNVSSNNTYHCIFWNETMEETYNASLRIPADIKTVDPPTADGLSSNAYWAAVVIVLMTIVTAGVIILMWKKKIKCSQLRAMLRPYLNEENEVHINEDDVMGKLNH, from the exons ATGAAGATGATTCTACTTGTCATTGTGCTTGCATTCCATTGGCCAGTTTTGCGAG CTCTGTTCACTGTGGAAATGACTAAAACCTTGTATCTTGCCGAGTTTGGAAACACTGTCAAAATGGAGTGCAGATTCCCGACAGGAGGCAGTCTGGACAGTATAAATGTGTATTGGCACCACATGCTGTCTAATGGCTCGGAGTATGAGGTGTATACGCTGTTAAATGGGAACCAGGACCTGCAATCTCAGCACCCTGAATATAAAGGGAGAGTCCATATGAAGCCAGACCTGCTCAGGATGGGGCGGGCGGAGCTGGAGATCTCTAATGTTAAGATTTCTGACTCTGGCTCATACAGGTGCCTCATCAAAATGGGGGGGGCTGACTACAAACAGGCCACCCTTAGTGTTAAAG CACCCTACAAGATAAAAACCCATGTAAAGGAACTTCATAAAAATGCTGATCATAAGGATGCAGAACTGTCTTGTGAATCTGAAGGATATCCCCCAGTCCAGGTGCTCTGGAGGGATGGGAATGACCAAGACCTCAGCAAAAAAGCTTCCAGTAAACATTCTGTCACTGCAGATCAGCTGTTCCACATATCAAGTCTCCTGATTGTAAATGTGAGCTCCAACAACACATACCACTGCATATTCTGGAATGAAACCATGGAGGAGACTTACAATGCCAGTCTCAGGATCCCAG CAGATATAAAGACTGTTGATCCCCCTACTGCAGATGGCCTCTCTTCAAATGCATATTGGGCAGCAGTGGTTATCGTGCTTATGACAATAGTAACAGCAGGAGTGATAATACTAATGtggaagaaaaaaattaaatgttccCAACTACGAG